In the genome of Criblamydia sequanensis CRIB-18, one region contains:
- a CDS encoding Lpg1974 family pore-forming outer membrane protein, which produces MKKWNFQKPLSAFLILGGSLAVPFYLNAFYAEECPVYGYEVCPPQGFDYEDPRRPEDDYPANCPTYPYHIRSAPNEYPCNPNPKNLEGCPEVYGAPTNDYNDPNCECFYPPRNDLPAYGYPYYPMANENDPRVENSASQYLGYPDLEREYPVDNLNFPVFNEYPYEEENRYHYPMEDAICENKVEEAQLCLTPCAPCNPYCLEIGADFIYWKPLVDDLDYAFKSNGPLTDLINEEATGEGKFKYLHFDWEPGYRIFVKAPSLLWKCWSLSSSFTYLRPVARNSTDILDDDEALDMLLPTALHGGYNTIVDLDTASGKWDLKYKDFDFLFSFDFTSEDCHVFTPFIGVEILRLDHDVHFNYNSTTSLGYGSVRWDGDFFGAGLKAGASYHFDLAKSFYLNAKASASILNGNADYSYRQRRRVTGIDPEETNFRLDSDESIFVPGFQLSIGLGYNGCLVRFPMKVEIGYEFVEWSNTPNPKKFWDSFVLLGVGGPSSLTTLGFHGFKAGLSLSF; this is translated from the coding sequence ATGAAAAAATGGAATTTTCAGAAGCCTCTATCAGCCTTTCTTATTCTTGGAGGCTCCCTTGCTGTCCCGTTTTATTTAAATGCTTTTTATGCTGAAGAATGCCCGGTCTATGGATATGAAGTTTGCCCGCCTCAAGGTTTCGATTATGAGGATCCAAGAAGACCTGAGGATGATTACCCAGCTAATTGTCCTACATACCCTTATCATATTAGAAGCGCCCCGAATGAATACCCATGCAACCCAAATCCAAAGAATTTGGAAGGGTGCCCGGAAGTTTATGGCGCTCCTACTAATGATTACAATGACCCGAATTGCGAATGTTTCTACCCTCCAAGAAATGATCTACCGGCTTATGGTTACCCTTATTATCCGATGGCAAACGAAAATGATCCCAGGGTTGAAAATAGCGCTTCCCAATACTTGGGTTATCCTGATCTAGAAAGGGAATACCCGGTCGATAATTTGAATTTTCCGGTGTTTAATGAATACCCTTATGAAGAAGAAAACCGGTATCATTACCCAATGGAAGATGCCATTTGCGAAAACAAAGTTGAAGAAGCTCAACTTTGTTTGACGCCTTGCGCTCCTTGCAATCCTTATTGCCTTGAAATTGGGGCCGATTTTATTTATTGGAAGCCGCTTGTGGATGATTTGGATTACGCTTTTAAATCAAATGGTCCTCTTACCGATCTTATCAATGAAGAAGCCACAGGAGAGGGAAAATTTAAGTACCTTCATTTTGATTGGGAACCGGGTTATAGAATATTTGTCAAAGCGCCAAGTCTTTTATGGAAGTGTTGGAGTCTTTCTTCTTCATTTACCTATTTAAGACCCGTGGCTAGAAATTCTACCGATATTCTTGACGATGACGAAGCCTTAGATATGCTTTTGCCGACTGCTTTACATGGCGGCTATAATACTATCGTGGATTTGGATACTGCAAGCGGCAAATGGGATCTAAAGTATAAGGATTTTGATTTCTTATTTTCATTTGATTTCACAAGCGAGGACTGCCATGTCTTTACTCCTTTTATTGGCGTTGAGATTCTAAGGCTCGATCATGATGTGCATTTTAACTATAACTCAACCACATCGCTTGGGTACGGAAGTGTTAGATGGGATGGCGACTTTTTTGGGGCAGGTTTAAAAGCCGGAGCTTCCTACCATTTTGATTTAGCAAAAAGCTTTTATCTTAACGCGAAAGCATCGGCATCCATTTTAAATGGCAACGCTGATTATAGCTATAGGCAAAGAAGACGAGTTACCGGCATTGATCCTGAAGAAACCAACTTTAGACTCGATAGCGACGAATCTATTTTTGTACCCGGCTTCCAGCTTTCAATTGGACTTGGCTATAATGGATGTCTTGTTAGATTTCCTATGAAGGTTGAAATTGGCTACGAATTTGTTGAATGGAGCAATACGCCGAATCCTAAAAAGTTTTGGGATAGTTTTGTATTGCTTGGAGTGGGCGGACCATCAAGCCTGACCACCTTAGGATTTCACGGGTTTAAAGCCGGATTATCACTTAGTTTTTAA
- a CDS encoding Lpg1974 family pore-forming outer membrane protein, with protein sequence MKIWKQTIAFQALCLGLFCFSENSAQAYDSYNPCCNPCSGEMPEVYIGAELIYWKPCVNNLDWALFSEDDLIASEEPQGRGRFLYIRPDWQAGLRLRIGKDEIYKGFGLSGSYTYLKADKFEQKEAIQSQTLIPTLVHGGLIPVDNFPTELADAKWNLRYQTFDVLLSHPFDCYGCHLLTPYFGVEGMILHQTLSSHFLTGIEEMRSRFESDFFGVGMKVGGFYAYKLNRCISFFGDVSASILHGEAEMKDRSVVNVDSGADRDLILRYEDCLFLPGYRIAVGFSYQFEICSWAMDCHLG encoded by the coding sequence ATGAAAATTTGGAAGCAAACGATTGCCTTTCAAGCGCTTTGCTTGGGGCTATTTTGTTTTTCAGAAAACTCAGCTCAAGCTTACGATAGCTATAACCCTTGTTGCAACCCTTGCAGTGGGGAAATGCCCGAAGTTTACATAGGCGCCGAGCTCATCTATTGGAAGCCGTGTGTCAATAATCTCGATTGGGCTCTTTTTTCAGAAGATGATCTCATTGCATCGGAAGAGCCTCAAGGAAGAGGACGATTTTTGTATATACGTCCGGATTGGCAAGCAGGCTTAAGGCTTCGCATCGGGAAAGATGAAATCTACAAAGGGTTTGGGCTTTCGGGAAGCTATACTTATTTAAAAGCCGACAAATTTGAGCAAAAAGAAGCTATCCAATCTCAGACTTTAATTCCCACTTTAGTTCATGGCGGTTTGATTCCGGTCGATAATTTTCCAACAGAATTAGCTGATGCTAAATGGAATTTACGCTATCAAACGTTTGATGTTTTGCTATCCCATCCTTTCGACTGTTATGGATGCCATTTGCTAACCCCTTATTTTGGGGTAGAAGGAATGATCTTGCATCAAACACTATCAAGCCATTTTTTAACCGGCATTGAGGAAATGAGGTCTCGATTTGAATCTGATTTTTTTGGGGTTGGAATGAAAGTCGGAGGATTTTATGCCTATAAACTCAATCGCTGCATTAGTTTTTTTGGAGATGTGTCGGCAAGCATTCTTCACGGAGAAGCTGAAATGAAAGACCGATCGGTTGTGAATGTGGATAGCGGCGCTGATCGTGATTTAATTCTTCGCTATGAAGATTGTTTGTTTCTGCCGGGCTATCGAATAGCGGTCGGTTTTTCCTACCAATTTGAAATTTGCAGTTGGGCTATGGATTGCCATCTGGGCTAA
- a CDS encoding Lpg1974 family pore-forming outer membrane protein, with the protein MKKWNKKLALAMLSLGFASFTPNVAKADYFPNNNFDVYPSGPCSPCPPCDPCKDTSFSVGVDFLYWKPCVDDLDYAAAFRTETGTAPTSTSFDLHYKSVCPDWEPGVRVRLGIPGCWRGFDVSASYTYLKSSDSNSTEPGIAESILATAAHPGISGLVPNGGFFTNARAKWELKYNAFDVLFHSPFRCNPCHLINPFFGIEGIWLNQNFDARYEVLSVTDIVNADWESDYFGIGLKAGVDYTYTICDGLSLFARGSASLLTGDSDSKGFHAYNNLNTAGTLIGFTDLEYHDDDCCHIVPGYHIQAGFNYEGNSCGCEYNFRIGYEFLEWHNVSNYRRFFSTEDLVNASEDNANAAYSTQTNTSNLGFHGLFAGFDFEF; encoded by the coding sequence ATGAAGAAATGGAATAAAAAGTTGGCCCTGGCAATGTTGTCATTGGGCTTTGCTTCATTTACGCCAAATGTAGCAAAAGCAGACTACTTCCCCAATAACAATTTTGATGTATATCCTAGCGGCCCTTGCAGCCCCTGCCCACCCTGCGATCCTTGCAAAGACACATCATTTTCAGTAGGTGTAGATTTCCTATACTGGAAGCCATGTGTTGATGATCTTGATTACGCAGCAGCTTTTAGAACAGAAACTGGAACAGCTCCTACATCAACAAGCTTCGATTTACACTATAAAAGCGTTTGCCCAGATTGGGAACCAGGCGTTCGTGTAAGACTTGGCATCCCAGGATGCTGGAGAGGCTTTGACGTTTCTGCTTCTTATACTTACCTCAAATCATCAGATTCTAACTCAACTGAACCAGGTATTGCAGAAAGCATACTTGCTACAGCAGCTCATCCAGGAATCTCAGGTTTAGTTCCAAACGGTGGATTTTTCACAAACGCAAGAGCGAAATGGGAATTGAAATACAATGCATTTGATGTATTGTTCCATTCACCTTTCCGTTGCAACCCTTGCCACCTCATCAATCCATTTTTTGGTATTGAAGGTATCTGGTTAAACCAAAACTTTGACGCACGTTATGAAGTTTTATCTGTAACGGACATCGTAAATGCTGATTGGGAATCTGATTATTTCGGTATCGGATTAAAAGCCGGGGTAGACTATACTTACACAATTTGCGATGGTTTGAGCTTGTTTGCTAGAGGATCAGCTTCTCTTTTAACAGGTGATTCTGATTCAAAAGGCTTCCATGCTTATAATAACTTGAATACAGCAGGTACCTTAATTGGATTTACGGATTTAGAATACCACGATGATGATTGCTGTCACATAGTGCCAGGATACCACATCCAAGCCGGCTTCAACTACGAAGGCAATAGCTGTGGATGCGAGTATAACTTCAGAATCGGTTATGAATTCCTCGAGTGGCATAATGTAAGCAACTACCGTCGCTTCTTTTCAACAGAAGATCTTGTTAATGCAAGTGAAGACAATGCTAACGCGGCTTACTCAACACAAACAAACACATCTAATCTTGGATTCCATGGTTTGTTTGCTGGATTTGATTTCGAATTTTAA
- a CDS encoding Lpg1974 family pore-forming outer membrane protein gives MIKKNFKKILTTLCLGLCLTQSYAYSDQLDSFDCSDCIPLCPTASLGVDFLYWKPCVDDMDYAAILTQTSAETSTNFGLQYKAICPDWSAGVRAFVDFPALCKGFDLRASYTYVKFKDSHSTLAGINEQVVPTNVNGFLFNLFGTGSFDSAHEKVEGRYQAFDVLLRYPLILTARQKFAPFFGVTGLSLKQEEKTRFINEETISPFTTVVRDEWESDYFGVGLKLGTEWGYNLCDGLSLFASAAGSIVTGDSDNKSEQTIHFELAESNVLDDIFTYHDDSCCQIVPGYHIQAGFGYETYACGCDFSARIGYEFVNWFNLSNPRRFNVERIGIAGFVPRQVAFLPSSAISTQTNIRNFGMHGVFAGLDIKF, from the coding sequence ATGATAAAAAAGAATTTTAAAAAAATATTAACAACCCTTTGTCTTGGCTTATGCTTAACTCAGAGCTATGCCTATTCCGACCAATTGGATAGCTTTGATTGTTCAGATTGCATTCCTCTTTGCCCAACTGCAAGTTTGGGAGTCGATTTTTTATACTGGAAACCTTGTGTTGATGACATGGATTATGCCGCTATCCTAACCCAAACATCAGCGGAGACATCTACCAATTTTGGATTACAATATAAAGCTATTTGTCCCGATTGGAGCGCTGGCGTTAGAGCTTTCGTTGATTTTCCGGCTCTCTGCAAAGGTTTTGATCTAAGAGCGTCTTACACCTATGTAAAATTCAAAGATTCTCATAGCACACTAGCCGGAATTAACGAACAAGTCGTTCCAACAAACGTAAATGGTTTTCTTTTTAATCTATTTGGAACAGGTTCTTTTGACTCTGCCCATGAAAAAGTGGAAGGTCGCTATCAAGCCTTTGATGTGCTTTTAAGGTACCCTCTTATTTTGACCGCAAGACAAAAGTTTGCACCATTTTTTGGGGTTACGGGTCTTAGCTTGAAGCAAGAAGAGAAAACTCGTTTTATTAATGAAGAAACAATTTCGCCTTTTACTACTGTTGTTAGAGATGAGTGGGAATCGGATTACTTTGGAGTTGGTTTAAAATTAGGAACGGAGTGGGGATACAATCTTTGCGATGGCTTATCTCTTTTTGCTTCTGCTGCAGGTTCTATAGTCACAGGGGATTCCGATAACAAGTCAGAGCAAACCATCCATTTCGAATTAGCCGAATCTAATGTCTTAGATGATATTTTCACCTATCATGATGATAGCTGCTGTCAAATTGTCCCCGGCTATCATATACAAGCCGGATTTGGATATGAAACCTATGCTTGCGGCTGCGATTTTTCTGCAAGAATCGGCTATGAATTTGTGAACTGGTTTAACCTTTCAAATCCGAGACGATTTAATGTGGAAAGAATTGGTATCGCAGGGTTTGTACCTAGACAGGTAGCTTTTCTACCATCAAGCGCTATCTCTACGCAGACCAACATCAGAAATTTTGGAATGCACGGGGTATTTGCAGGTTTAGATATCAAATTTTAA